Proteins encoded together in one Anaerolineae bacterium window:
- a CDS encoding aminotransferase class I/II-fold pyridoxal phosphate-dependent enzyme encodes MSKDLSQANDPLAQRIRETAEYVKWGKSIGLYPYNRPVEALLEKGWVRVNGQKKLMMASYSYLGLIGHPRISAAAKAAIERYGSGTHGVRTLAGSLPVHQELEETIAAFKGAEAAIVFSSGYVTNVAVISALVRRGDYVITDKYNHASIVDGILLAGAKMLRFPHNDMAALERRLQQVPAGATKLVVADAVFSMDGDIIDLPRVAELCQRYDAWLMIDEAHSVGVLGPTGRGIEEHFGLDDVIDINMGTLSKTIPSVGGYIAGKKDLIEYVRHTARGYIFSAALPPAQAAAAAEAFRLILDEPWRVEKLRANTQQFIKGLQARGFDTMNTETAIVPVLCKEDMVAYRLAKAAFDRGLFVLPVVSPAVPQGLARLRATVMASHEPEDIEWAMDQLAEAAREVGLLA; translated from the coding sequence ATGAGCAAGGATCTTTCCCAGGCTAACGATCCGTTGGCTCAACGCATCCGTGAAACAGCGGAATATGTCAAGTGGGGGAAGAGCATCGGCCTGTACCCGTACAACCGTCCGGTGGAGGCTCTGCTGGAGAAGGGATGGGTGCGGGTCAACGGCCAGAAGAAACTGATGATGGCTTCGTATAGTTATCTGGGCCTTATTGGTCATCCCCGGATTTCGGCCGCCGCCAAAGCCGCGATTGAGCGATATGGCTCTGGCACGCATGGCGTGCGCACCCTGGCCGGTTCGCTGCCCGTGCACCAGGAGTTGGAGGAGACTATCGCCGCCTTCAAGGGGGCCGAGGCGGCCATCGTGTTTTCCTCCGGGTATGTGACCAATGTGGCGGTGATCTCCGCCCTGGTGCGGCGCGGCGATTATGTGATCACCGACAAATACAACCACGCCAGCATCGTGGACGGCATTTTGCTCGCCGGAGCGAAAATGCTGCGTTTCCCCCACAACGACATGGCGGCCCTGGAGCGGCGTTTGCAACAGGTGCCTGCCGGGGCGACCAAGTTGGTGGTGGCCGATGCCGTGTTCAGCATGGATGGGGACATCATCGACCTGCCCAGGGTGGCCGAACTTTGCCAGCGGTACGACGCCTGGCTGATGATCGACGAAGCGCATTCGGTGGGCGTGCTGGGTCCGACGGGCCGCGGCATTGAAGAGCACTTTGGGTTGGACGATGTGATTGACATCAACATGGGCACCCTGAGCAAGACCATCCCCTCCGTGGGCGGCTACATCGCGGGGAAGAAGGACCTCATCGAATATGTGCGTCATACCGCCCGGGGGTACATTTTCTCGGCGGCGTTGCCTCCGGCCCAGGCGGCGGCAGCGGCCGAGGCCTTTCGGTTGATCCTCGACGAGCCCTGGCGGGTGGAAAAACTGCGCGCCAACACGCAGCAGTTCATCAAAGGCTTGCAGGCGCGCGGCTTCGACACCATGAACACCGAGACGGCCATTGTGCCGGTGTTGTGCAAAGAGGACATGGTGGCTTATCGGCTTGCCAAGGCGGCCTTTGACCGCGGCCTTTTCGTGTTGCCGGTGGTGAGCCCAGCGGTACCCCAGGGGCTGGCCCGGCTGCGCGCCACGGTGATGGCCTCGCACGAACCCGAGGACATCGAATGGGCCATGGACCAGTTGGCCGAAGCCGCCCGGGAAGTGGGTCTCCTGGCCTGA